Proteins from a single region of Juglans microcarpa x Juglans regia isolate MS1-56 chromosome 5S, Jm3101_v1.0, whole genome shotgun sequence:
- the LOC121266763 gene encoding heavy metal-associated isoprenylated plant protein 6-like isoform X2 has protein sequence MGEKDQGGKNEGEKKPADKKDDGKVAAVFKMDLHCEGCARKVKRVVRNIDGVEQVKTDCAANKLTVIGKADPSAIKEMLEQKTKKKVELVSAPPKKDGGGDKKPEEKAQKKEEVKKSDDKKPKESTAVLKIRLHCDGCIQKIRKIVSKFGGVQNVDIDKAKDLLTVKGTMDMKVLVPYLKAKLKRSVDVVPPKKDEAGDQKPKEAGGGGDKKEKEKASGGGGEKKEKEAAAAGGGGEKKEKEAAAAGGGGGDGGKKEEGAGAKVEVSKMESHGYPYQAPMYWHDGPAYAQNYPMVVHPGYGNQGFVTHGYVDDQGYGPYGNVNHGYIVAANHPMHAPQMFSDENPNACSVM, from the exons AGGCAAGAATGAAGGGGAGAAGAAGCCTGCCGACAAGAAAGACGACGGCAAAGTCGCCGCCGTTTTTAAGATGGACTTGCATTGCGAGGGCTGCGCCAGGAAAGTAAAGAGAGTCGTTCGCAATATCGATG GTGTTGAACAAGTGAAGACAGATTGCGCGGCAAACAAATTGACGGTGATAGGGAAAGCAGACCCGTCGGCGATCAAAGAGATGCTAGAgcagaagacgaagaagaaggtGGAGCTCGTCTCTGCACCGCCGAAGAAAGACGGCGGTGGTGATAAGAAGCCGGAAGAGAAGGCgcaaaagaaggaagaagttAAGAAGTCAGACGATAAGAAGCCAAAAGAG AGCACGGCGGTTTTGAAGATCAGACTGCATTGTGACGGTTGCATCCAAAAAATCCGGAAGATCGTCTCCAAATTCGGCG GAGTTCAGAACGTAGATATAGACAAAGCGAAGGACCTACTAACGGTGAAGGGCACCATGGACATGAAAGTGCTGGTTCCCTACCTCAAGGCGAAGCTGAAGAGGAGCGTCGACGTGGTCCCGCCAAAGAAGGATGAAGCTGGAGATCAGAAGCCAAAAGAAGCCGGTGGCGGCGGCgacaagaaagagaaagagaaagcctccggcggcggcg gcgaaaagaaagagaaagaagccGCAGCGGCCGGGGGTGGAGgcgaaaagaaagagaaagaagcaGCAGCGGCCGGGGGTGGCGGTGGAGACGGTGGGAAGAAAGAGGAAGGTGCGGGGGCAAAGGTGGAGGTGAGCAAGATGGAGTCCCATGGTTACCCATACCAAGCTCCCATGTACTGGCATGACGGACCCGCGTACGCACAGAATTACCCGATGGTAGTTCATCCTGGGTATGGAAACCAAGGATTCGTAACTCATGGATATGTGGATGATCAAGGATATGGACCATATGGTAACGTAAATCATGGGTATATAGTGGCAGCAAACCACCCGATGCATGCTCCTCAGATGTTCAGCGACGAGAATCCGAATGCTTGTTCTGTTATGTGA
- the LOC121266763 gene encoding heavy metal-associated isoprenylated plant protein 6-like isoform X1: protein MGEKDQGGKNEGEKKPADKKDDGKVAAVFKMDLHCEGCARKVKRVVRNIDGVEQVKTDCAANKLTVIGKADPSAIKEMLEQKTKKKVELVSAPPKKDGGGDKKPEEKAQKKEEVKKSDDKKPKESTAVLKIRLHCDGCIQKIRKIVSKFGGVQNVDIDKAKDLLTVKGTMDMKVLVPYLKAKLKRSVDVVPPKKDEAGDQKPKEAGGGGDKKEKEKASGGGGGEKKEKDAAAAGGGAAGEGEKKEKEAAAAGGGGEKKEKEAAAAGGGGGDGGKKEEGAGAKVEVSKMESHGYPYQAPMYWHDGPAYAQNYPMVVHPGYGNQGFVTHGYVDDQGYGPYGNVNHGYIVAANHPMHAPQMFSDENPNACSVM, encoded by the exons AGGCAAGAATGAAGGGGAGAAGAAGCCTGCCGACAAGAAAGACGACGGCAAAGTCGCCGCCGTTTTTAAGATGGACTTGCATTGCGAGGGCTGCGCCAGGAAAGTAAAGAGAGTCGTTCGCAATATCGATG GTGTTGAACAAGTGAAGACAGATTGCGCGGCAAACAAATTGACGGTGATAGGGAAAGCAGACCCGTCGGCGATCAAAGAGATGCTAGAgcagaagacgaagaagaaggtGGAGCTCGTCTCTGCACCGCCGAAGAAAGACGGCGGTGGTGATAAGAAGCCGGAAGAGAAGGCgcaaaagaaggaagaagttAAGAAGTCAGACGATAAGAAGCCAAAAGAG AGCACGGCGGTTTTGAAGATCAGACTGCATTGTGACGGTTGCATCCAAAAAATCCGGAAGATCGTCTCCAAATTCGGCG GAGTTCAGAACGTAGATATAGACAAAGCGAAGGACCTACTAACGGTGAAGGGCACCATGGACATGAAAGTGCTGGTTCCCTACCTCAAGGCGAAGCTGAAGAGGAGCGTCGACGTGGTCCCGCCAAAGAAGGATGAAGCTGGAGATCAGAAGCCAAAAGAAGCCGGTGGCGGCGGCgacaagaaagagaaagagaaagcctccggcggcggcggcggcgaaaagaaagagaaagatgcAGCAGCGGCTGGGGGTGGCGCCGCCGGCGAAGgcgaaaagaaagagaaagaagccGCAGCGGCCGGGGGTGGAGgcgaaaagaaagagaaagaagcaGCAGCGGCCGGGGGTGGCGGTGGAGACGGTGGGAAGAAAGAGGAAGGTGCGGGGGCAAAGGTGGAGGTGAGCAAGATGGAGTCCCATGGTTACCCATACCAAGCTCCCATGTACTGGCATGACGGACCCGCGTACGCACAGAATTACCCGATGGTAGTTCATCCTGGGTATGGAAACCAAGGATTCGTAACTCATGGATATGTGGATGATCAAGGATATGGACCATATGGTAACGTAAATCATGGGTATATAGTGGCAGCAAACCACCCGATGCATGCTCCTCAGATGTTCAGCGACGAGAATCCGAATGCTTGTTCTGTTATGTGA